A window of Castanea sativa cultivar Marrone di Chiusa Pesio chromosome 8, ASM4071231v1 genomic DNA:
aACCCCAGATGAAAATGAAATACGCCATTCCCAATCTCAGTCTGTTTCTTCTTGTTCTCGCTCACATCAgccttctccttcttcttcttcttttactgGGAGTAGTGAAAAGAAGCAGCTCAAAGAGTTCTTGTCCAACAGTTTTGACATGGAAGATGAAAAGCCTGCATCAAAATCATTCTGGCAGTTCAAACGAAGTAGCAGCCTCAACTGTGACAGTTCTAGAAGCCGAGGCTTAATTCGCTCATTACAGTTCTTATCAAGAAGCAATTCAACTGGTTCGTCAGTACTCAATTCCAATTCCAAAAAATCAACGCTGAATTCAAGAAAGGAAACTCAAAAGCCACATTTGCAGAAACAACCATCTGTGTCAAGTAGAAAGTcatcagcatcatcatcatcatcatcatcatcatgttcAAGTACATATTATTTCTACAGTTCATCACAAAGACCTTCGTTAAAGAAGAATAATAGTGCATCTTATGGCAATGGGGTTCGAATTAGTCCTGTCTTGAACCTTACACCACCATACATTTCTAGAGTTACTGTgagtttttttgggtttggttctCTCTTCTGTAATGGTAAGGTTAAGAACAAGAAGAAATAATGCTTCAGTAAGTTTCTTTTGCTGCCTCATGTTCAAGTACTGATGGATTTAGCTGtcaatcattttgttttatGAATCAGCATGTGATGATCAGACTGTACATTGAAAGAAAGTTtttagtgaagaaaaaaaaaatacttttagaaATTACATGagctattttattttatttttatttttgttttggaaaagtGAAAACTACAGTACAGTGGGATTGGATGGACGGTAATTGTTGATGTGCACATCAACATGTTATGAGCTTGGGAGACAGATAAACAAGGTATCCTTCTTTCGTGGCTCACCCATgcctattttttttatctttgaaGTCTTTCTTCATAATTTAATGTGGCTgtcttttgttgttttgaagGGTGATTGAAGGCTTCTTTTGGTGTTTTCTTTTGtatgtttataaatttatactttGATTTGGAATCCTTTAATTTTGGTCTTTTTGTTCTATATTGTGATATTAAGGACAAAACCATTGCTTCAAGGGATTCCGATTTGAAAAAAGAGGATCAATGATTGAGGGGGTTCCTCTAACTTTTAGCTTGATAATCTAAGGATTGGTTTGCtattaagttttcttttttttaattaaattttttttttaatacttgcTTAGCTATCAACACCACCCTATAACGTGGTCCACTTCTTGGATCCCCAATCTCTTATTAGATGATGCTTTTTCTAAAGCATCGGACATAACAGTATCAGGACATTCAAACTTTGTAGACGTGTAGGCCATAATCTACTTGGATTGAATTGATGGATGGTCAATCAACATCCTCAGTAAAACTAAAGCAAAGTtgtacaaattaaaattttgaacttttttatgcaatttatgattgataagtttttttaattctaaatagCTGTCTTTGTAGTAATTTACTTCAATCAATAATTTCCTTTCGTATGTCAAGAGCTATATGTGCTAATAAACCCGTTTGAACTTGCTTGCCTGCTTTGATTAAGGCGCCGTTAGGTTCGAAATTTTTGGTGGTTGAATGTTGGGTTTAATgggttattttttttgggtgattgtgGTGGGTTTTGGATGAGGAAGTTTTTTGCACCATATTATTGGAGTTTGAGATGGTTTTTATATCCTTTCCTTGACACATGTTCTGAACCTTAGCACATTATCACCCTAGCTCCCTCTCCTAAACTCCCCAGCATAGATTGTTCAAAACATTTTCTTAATTAGCGATCGAGTTTGCTGCTTTGGTTCTTGGATTTGATAGCCATGGGGACAAATTGAGGGTTTTAAAGATGAGAGCCTGGCTGATGACTACTTATCGATGTAATGAATGCTTAACAAGTAAACTAAACTCGATCTCAACTAAACTTGACCGTGAAACTGAAGGCAATTTTTGGATGGTTTCTACCAATTGAGCAGCTGGTAATGAGAGGGATAACCAAACACCTAAAGAAGTTGGTTTGAGAGATTGGTTATTTGGTTGATACCAAAACCAAATTGATTCAACCTGTGAGCAACCCTATCAAGAGTCTTGCACTCATTGGCATTGTTTGGCCTtgactaaaattttgaattttgttctAGAGATTGTTTCGGATTTGTTACTGTAACGGAATATTTTGGTATGGTATGTACTGCTGCTCCACTTCaggattatttttatatataataataataacttttaagCTCGTAATTAACTCacataaattcataaaaatataacattaaaaaatacaaatgttCATATAACCTTTCATACATaattaatttttccaaataCTCATTTATGTTTGGATAATAAACTATGAAGTAAAATTTACATATCctttcaaattattaattgtaaTACTCGATAAGAAATGAAAACAAACAGTAGACTAAGGGAATTTAGCCAGCTCCTTATGAAtgccaaataaaattttccatagGCATATAAGGGATTTATTAAGTTATAAAgtaagtttaatttattttcactttccacatgattttaaaaagaaactacattgtcacccaaaaaaaaaaatttgtcacaaaTACGtctcaaattatttttatgactTCATGGAAGGAAGTGGGTTTAAAACTTTAACTTTCATCTATCAtttgtgtaaagttgtgatttacaactatgttttatgttggctttattccatgacaaaaagtgttgtaattgcattaattttgttccttgtactttgtgggattttattgtattgggtttaataTTTAGTTGGTAAAGAATCGAGCATGAATTGAAGAATCAGTGCAATTTCGCGACTAGCTTGCAAGAAGTTTGCGAGAAGAGTAACTCGCGAAAAggccatgtgagaagcacatgctagaagTTGAAGAGTCGTGTCAGGCTGTTAATTTCACAATTGTCTCACGAGTAGGGCCAACCTGCGAGGTACCCGCGAAACTTTCGGTCTGAAgaattttaagtgtgactttatTACCCtttacccatactatatatactctcattactcacaaaagtatgagagactatttagagagaaaaaccctagataggttttctacaatacaacacacccatcttttagagagagagctactcatccttagtgagaaatcattctagcctcttctccttctatctcccattgtcataccttgagaggagatttgtactcaAACATAACCCACACTTTTTcaaagtgtagagagtgttttggagcttgggaagtttTTGGGATTtaccaaaagaagccggtgaggcttgacGGAttcaatcgggcgtattgcgggatccagaaAGCTAGTAAAGACAAGACTCcaagaagtccgttggtagcaggagcttggagggctcaagtacattggttagactaggcttggagggtcttttgttattcgtgtactccaacttattcactagtggatcgatttcgacttggagggtcgcggagaggtttttcgctgagttcttcggtttcctcttcgataacacgtcttggtattatcttgtgtttgcatctctcttcccttactcttgtgctttacctttattgtttattgtttatgtGTATGCACTAGAGTAGATTCGatgattgcgcttcatttactcttgttccgaacttagataagttagagtaaaagcaatctagctgtaatttttaatttgaagtctaaacaagctcttgggGTTTCAGCATAAATCCAAGCTTTCGATATGTCATTTACCCACTGAATACACAACTGAAATGCATAGATAGCACTGCATAATGCATATAGATCTAAtctaatacaaataaaataataggaACAAACAAAGAAACTAAAAGGAACAagcaaagaaaatattaaacagTGAAAAACAGAGAATAGGCATCAAGGTATACTTGTCTCTTAGACAACGGACTCAAATTTCATATTatctcttaaaaattttaaatacttcAATAAGACCATCAACAATGCCAagctggtttttttttcctaatgcTTTAGTCCCATTGCAACAAGCTTTGAGCCTTTGACGCAAAGAGATTAAGAGTGAGAGAAAGCCAATAAGATCTGctccttacttttttctcttttttattattatttatttatggaattTGCCTCTTacttagagaaagagaaattaggggtttttgtttttatttttcctacttAGGCCATTTGATAAGGGAAAGGCAATGAAAATTACTAAAGTTGCcatgtttcttaaaaaagaaaaaaaagatcaagaaaaatcaagaaagacaTTTGACATTTCATTCAAAACATCGGCACAATCTGGTACATGTTTGAATTTTGGGTGGCATGAAATAGAGGAGTTACCTATACCGGTCTATTTTCTAGAACCAAAAATTTTAGTCATTCCGACTAGAACgaaacataatttaaaactttGATTGTAACTCTAAGAGGCAATCCCTTGGTTTACAAGATTCCTTCTAGAAATAGTCACCTAGGTCAATTAGCAAGTTAGCTCAACCTAGGCCTTTCCATAGGTCAATCTTGGACACCTTCAATTAGGGCTGTCCACTAGTCAGGTTTGTGCCAATTCATAACTAACCCAATCACTACAGGTCCCCAAGATATGCACTTGTCGTCAGTCGGGAAGGCGAATTGGTTCAAGTCTCATCGGGTATCAAGCAGTTGGCAGTCAGAGTTAGGGAAGAAGATCTACTAAAACTTGTCAGATTTGGTTGAATCCAGTGAGATCTCACTGGATCTCATTTGATTTGACCAAATCTTACTAGATCTTTCTTGTTCTAGCAAAGAACAGCAAGATCTAAATGTGAATATCGGTCGAGTTGGTTGGAATTGGGTTTTCATGCAATGCCCCCTGACCAATAGGTTTTTGAGATTGGAAATCCGTTGCCGACCACCACATAGGTCGGACGGTTTTTGAGTTGGATCTGGTCGGTTAGGGCAAGTGGGTTGGTTTCGCTGGTAGGTTGGACAGCCCTACCCATAATGTCGAGTTAAGGAGTGTAACTGAGTTTAAGCTACCATGTCACTAGGATACTCCCTAGTTGCCCCCTATTTTTAAGGCCAATCAGCATTCCACATTGGGCGTAAGGGATTCATGCCTTTCCAAATCCTGGTAACATTTTTCTGAGGAATCGTAGTAGGCCCATTTAATGTTGTATGCGTGCTAACCAAAAATGACATGGAATGTggtcttttcatcttcaaacACATGTGTCTTCATCAAGCTCATTATCCCTATAAAACATTCGACGATTTGGATTCCACTTTGCTTGGAGCGCCAATCCTCCCGTCGGTCTCCTGTTTTAGAGGTCTTCCGTCCTTTCTCTTTCCCACATCTTCCTATCTGTCCCTCTTCTTGGGCTTTTCCTCTCAAGCCAGCAATGCATCTTCCGTGTTCATGTATTTGGTGGCCCGGTAAAGCACGTCTAGCATGGTCTTCGGGTTGTTTTTGTATAAGGAGAACAAAAACTTCCCCTTCCGCAAGCCATTGGTGAACGCAGCAACATTGGTGAATGCAGCAACCaatatcttgtcatctgcttcATCTATCGAAAGGGCTTCTTTGTTGAATTGCTTAATGTATGATCTCAGTGTCTCATCCTCACGTTGCTTGATGCTCATCAAGCATGCAGTGGATCTTTTGTAGTTGTGCCCCTCGATGAAGTGCAAAGCAAACTGTGCACTTAGTTCCTTGAAGGTGCTGACGGAGTTAGGCATCAATTTGCTAAACCATACCCTTGCAAGTCCTTTCAGTGTAGTCGGGAATGCTTGGCATATGATCTCGTTCGGGACCCCTTGTAAGTGCATGAGGGTTTCGAATGATTTCAAGTGATCTAAGGGGTCTTTAGACCAATCGTAGGGTTCTATTTGTGGCATCTGGAACTTCGCAGGGAGGGGGAAGGAAGTGACAGGTGCTATGAAGGGTGAATCCATCCTGTGGACCAGTTTGTTGAGGTCATTCGACACCTGTCCCTTGAGGGCATTCATCATGAAGTCCATCATCTcattcatcatctgcatctccgTGACCATGTCTGGCGGTGCAGTATCTGTGATAGATGGTCTGCTCAAGGCGTTGCTACATTTTGTCCCTCTTTATTCTACTTACCGTTGGTGTGCTGAAGACTGTCGCCCTCCTATTCTTCTTCCTGATTTCGGGGCTCAGTGTCCCTTTGGCGCAATTGTTCTTTTAGATCATGGTTTTGCTTAGTAAGGCATTCCACAGCCACGGCCAAAGTCTGCACCTGTCTTTCAAGGACAGCAGCACATGGTTCACTTTCTtaattgttggttgttgccatcgagAATGTGAGTACCATAAAACTCTTTTTCTGGGAAGTGGCAATATGGCTATCGCAATTTCTCActgacggcgccaactgatgatgctgaaaattgTCAGTGAGCCGAATAGTCCTTATGTGCCCTTGGTAACCTGcccaacatttaaaaaaaaggaaaccttgtagagagtaccggtgtggtactggccaaaaaccctctgaaggtAAAGTTAGAAAAGAGAATTTTCTATCACTCTAAAGTGCCAGAGCTAGGGTAtcattatgcgtaccttgatttgtgagggctttGGGGTTTTCATAGTAGCATAGAGCTGACCTTAGTTTCTTGATGGAGAAggtatttccttgtagagaagatcaTTTTCAGTGTTCATATATTGTGGGATTCTTTTCTTGGATGGATTCCTCTGATTATGGTTGAACGTAAAATGCAAGACATTTTGATATTAGGTTCCTTGTAGACTACTTAGGCCACGTGGGTGCCACGTGGCTTTGCCACCCATCTCCATCGAGTCCGTCCACCTTAAAGAGTTTGTTCACTTTAAAGAGTCCGTCCGTTTCTCTGCCTTCCGTTCAAGACATGATTTCGTCTACCAGTTCTTTGACTATTAGGCTATCCAGACCGTCTCTCTTGGTGTCACCGTCACTTATTATTAACTTTGTTAATTGGATCCGTCTGCTTTGGGATTCATCCCTATCACCAAGTGAAAAGAAGACTATGGGTCATTCTCCTACTTCCTTTACTGCTTTGCCTAAGCCCTATGCGTCTACCATATCGTCCCCCTAACTCCTCCCACCAAcattttaacttcttcttttggtGACCATCTTGCCAAGCTTTTCTTGGGGCGCTTCAGTGGATTCTTAACTGGAAAAGTCTAAAGAGCCTCAAAGAGTTACCTACTATTTCTCTTATCATGACTTGAGTAAACCAATGTGTCTAAGTAAGTCTTCCTCTACTCCTAATGCTAAGTTCATGATGTGGGAAAAAATATgaagtataatattttatttatttatttatttagagattttatgtaatttttagagttttagatTTATGGTTATTATTTCCTTGATTTTTAGgtgttttaatgtttttttaaaatcaaattggGGTCTTGGTATGGTAAGGTGTCAATTAGGATCcatttagaatatattttattgttagtCAAGTTTACGGAGCTTTTAAATTGGCCTCCAAGCCtgtaaacaaaaattatgttaaGTACACAATTAATAAAGATTCAAACTtttgccttttttattttttgatccAATAACTCTGCTTGTAGATTTAGGATTATCTCTCTGAGGGGGATATTTTGACTAACTCCATAGCTACTCCTCCAGAATGTGCTACTCTTCCCAAATAAGTTGGTTTGTCAAAAAGCACTTGCTCACCAAAAGCGGAAGACCAGACGCGACCAGCATGGACATACGTCATGACCCAAAGCTGGCGAGTAAGACCTAGCATACTAAACTCATTTTGCAATGCCAACGTCACTTAAGACTCTCCTACATACACACGATTGTCGGTAATGAGATAAACCTTATCTCCTACGAATCAATTAAGGATAACTCCTCACTCACCACGAATCATCTACGAGATAGTTCCCAACTTCTACACATTAGCTAAGGGATAACCCCATATCCCTACAATTCTGCTACGGCGATCATCTAAGAATTCCTATATAAACACTAAGACACTCCAATCCTAAGGTACGCAAAAAATACTTTTCAGAAACTCCTCTCCAAAAAGCTCATTATTGGTTTCTGACTTGACCTTCGAAGAGTCTTAGGTCGACACCACACTGGTGCTCTTTGAAggtgtttctattttttgtagGTTTACTACTCTTCACCTTTCACTGAAGACTACGGGTTTGGGTGATAGACCTACTAACGAATTTGagcatcatcagttggtgccGTCTATGGGAATTGAGTGATTAACCATTGCTTTATCCCTAAGAATAAAGGTCTTATGGTCCAAACTTGATCAATAGCATCAGTCAACCCAGAATCTGGAAGTCCCCCCACCATCGGAGAAATGAAACTGTAGATGCACTCGCTGCTATCGAACAACTTACCCAGCTGAATGAAGCCCTTATGCAGCAAAATCAAGCGTTCGAAGTACAAGTTAAACGATTGCGTGAGAGGTGACTTAAAGCCAGCAATCACCAAGAGCGCAGTGATCATCACCACTCAGGGGATGGCTGTTGTGAAAAAGATGAGGCTGAGAGCAATGCTCGTAGTAGGCAAACTGGAAGGGAAGATGCACCTCCCCGTAGGCCCAAAGCGAGCAATGCATGATGGGAGACTGAGATGAAGGAAATGAAGGATAAAATGAATCTTATGATGAATGCTATAAAGAGATGAATAGCCACACTTGATGGTTTGGTACATCGCACTAACTCTCCCTTCATAGCATGAGTCACATCTTGCCCTTTACCACCTAAGTTCTGGGCGCCATCCTTGGAGACTTATGATGGGACGAAAGACCCACTTAACcatctttaatttttcaatacTCTCGTGCACCTCTAAGGCATCCTTGATGAGATAATGTGTTGAGACTTTCCAACCACTTTCAAAGGGCCGGCGCATGTTTGGTTCAACAAGATCACGCCAAACTCTATATCAACCTTCAAGGAGTTGAGTTGGCATATCAGACGATAACACAAAAACTCCATTCAAACAGATAAGCTTTTGATTGTCTTATGGGCATATTAGACGACAACACAAACCCCTGCAAGTGAAACTCCATTCATACTTGCATTTGGAACCAAAATGGTGATACCAGCAAAGGTAGGACTTACAGGCTTCAAAGTGGAtcacaaaaatgaagaaaagaataataaatctcacaacgatcgttaggagaataataaatatctcaacggtccagttcaatatgtcttaactcttaaaacatatcaacatatcaactagaagtctccatttccatgatcaagacaaatcatcttatttgatatgttatagtcttcacaaatGAAATGTCTAATTtaatcaccgactacgaactaaaattttgagtttacaaagaacttgtgatttatatcttctgtgactaaatcacataatcacatactatgcatctcatggactatatgataatgtccaaatattcatgttaccattattttagataataataatacaagtttattaatcataacataatgtcatacatagcatcatacaatagtaTTTAAATGGCACATATCATAACAACTGCCACAGTTGGAGCTGTAGACGAGACTCATATGGACGAGGGCCATGTTGAGGAGGTTGTTGCTGCTCCTTGAAGGAAAATAttctcctttttttgttttccaaggCTCTGGTTGCCTCGTGTATTGAGGCTTTAATTTAAAGACAATGGATGCCTCTTGTTTTGAGGCCTTAACTTTGGAAGCAATGAATGTTTTGGATGCCTCCTGTTTTAaggctttttgtttttataagcAATACCCTTGTGTAGGCTTGATTTACTTATTCAGCCTTTTCTCAAGAAGCTTTGTTCATGGCTTAAACCTCGAAGTTCTCATCTTAATATCTGACTTTATTATTTGAGATTCTTTTGACCATTACATGGTATTCCTTTAGGAATACATGATCTAAACTTGAAGTTTTCATCATTGATGGCATACTTACGATTTATACTcgttattagatttttttaccatgcttatgatttaaactcattatttaagtttttacCAAGTTTGTGATTTAAACTCGT
This region includes:
- the LOC142608026 gene encoding uncharacterized protein LOC142608026 yields the protein MAVDVCSEISSTGISPRISFSYDLNQTDVLPIERSDLTLLDSSSDFVFCIGNNSFVQELSPADELFSNGKIRAKEIKKNVTTPDENEIRHSQSQSVSSCSRSHQPSPSSSSFTGSSEKKQLKEFLSNSFDMEDEKPASKSFWQFKRSSSLNCDSSRSRGLIRSLQFLSRSNSTGSSVLNSNSKKSTLNSRKETQKPHLQKQPSVSSRKSSASSSSSSSSCSSTYYFYSSSQRPSLKKNNSASYGNGVRISPVLNLTPPYISRVTVSFFGFGSLFCNGKVKNKKK